TTTCTATTTGATCTTGGTAGCCTTATAAGTTGGCTTTGCCGGATCTTTTACATTCAATTCGAAATTCCAGGTGCCCGCTTTTACGCCAAAGTTTTTGCCACCATCCTTCAATGCACCGCTCGCGGCGATAGGATCAGGTTCTGCTGTTGCCGTGGAGCCTAGGTTCGCACCCCAGTCATCATTAAGCCTGAACTTGATCTGGCCATCTTTCAAAACGACATTGTTCAGGTACCAGGTTTCAGAACCAGGGTTATAGCTAAATTTTTGGTCAGGTTTATCTCCCCATCCTGTCGCAGTAGCATCACCAACGATGCCCCAGAAAACACCTTTTTCAATTTTGTAGGTCAATGCTACCGGATTGAATGTAATCTTGTAGCTCCCTTTCGTGATCTTGATATTGTCGCCTCCGGCTTTCAAAACACCGTTTGCGCCACCGTAGTTGACAGCCCAGTCGTTGTTCTCACGGAATTTCATTTCCCCGTCAATCAGATTTACGTAAGCTACGAAAACATTGGCTACGTCGGTTTTATAAAATGGCAGGTCAGGCGACGCACCCCAATCATTAGCAGCACTTCCAACCACCCCCCATTTCGAAGTAAGGTCCAGCAGCACCGAATAAGCAGTCGCTTTCAAAACCGCAGGCGTTGAAGTCAGTACCGTCGCCGCTCCAATGGAAGAAGTAACGCGGATATCAATCTCGCCGGCAGTACCGGCAGTGAGCCCCAGGCCGATCAGTATCGCATTCAGTTCAGAAGCTTTGAACACTTTCGACTTAGACGAACCTGCTGAAATCGAGGCCGCTTTCGAAAAATCTGCTCCTTTTTTATCGATCAGGATCGTATTGCTCGCCGCTGCCTGGTAGCCAAAGTCAGTGTCCCAGGAAACCGTTAGCACATCCGCATCGGCTTTATCCTTGTCCAGCAGCACCTCGCCGGAAGATAATTTGACCACCGGCACCGCCCCAGCATTCAGAATGGCCATATCCTGCTCCTTTTCACATCCCCAGGCAACCACCATAGTCAGCCCAAGGAAAATTATTTTGTTCAATGTTTTCATATAGTTTGATAGGATTGCGCATGACCTCGGCTGTCAGCAGTCGGCCGTCAAAAAAGAACGAAAGCCGATTGCCGATTGCCGAAAGCCGCCTAATACCCCTGATTTTGTCTAAGAGTTGGATTTGCTACAAGGTCGGTAGCGGCCAGCGGGAACAATGTCCGGAAAGCTTCTACGTCTTTTCCCGCTTTCACACCGCCTTTCCAGGCCCAGTTATATCCGGTAGTGAATTTTCCAAACCGGATCAGGTCGGTCCTGCGATGTGCTTCCCAGAACAGCTCCCGGCCTCTTTCTGCCAAAAGATTGTCCAGTGTAAGAGCAGTCAGTTTCGCTGCTCCTGCCCTCGTCCGCAATGCATTCACCAATGTGAGCGCCAGCGTCGCGTCGCCCGTTCCGCCGCGCACCACCGCCTCCGCATACATGAGGTGTGCATCCGCCAGCCTGAAAAGTTGGAAATCAGTGTCGGTATGGGTAAGGTTCTTACCGGGCTTGCCATCTTTTTTGACATTCTTCCATTTCGTCACGGCATAACCGTCTGTGAATGTGGTAATGTTATCAATTTCCAGATTCTGGCCGCTGCTGTAAAACAAGGCTCTTTTATCATTCTTATCTGTAAAAAGCCCTACCAGCTCCTTCGTAGTGCGGAAACCGCCCCAGCCACCGTCCACACCGAAGTCCGTCGGGTTCATTGTCCCGCCAATCGATGCATGGATCAGGGTAGTGGTACCACCCCAGGTTTGCGTTTCATTTCCGTCAAAATTGATTGGAAAAATAATTTCTTTGGAAGTATCATTGTCCGCCAGGAAATTATGCTGATAGTCAGCGGATAACACGTAACCTGCATCAATCACTTTTTTCGCATAAGCAGCTGCTTCCGAGTATTTGGCCTGACCCATATACACTTCTGCATTGAGGTATAATTTGGCGAGTGTCATCCAGGCTGCCGCCTTATCGGCCCTGCCGTATTCATTGGTACGTGCATCGGGCAATTCGGCTTCCAAAGCTTTCAGCTCGGTTTCGAGGTAGGTAAACAATTCAGCCCGTGTTGCTTGCTTGGGTAGCGCAGAGCCTACCTTGTCCAGTTCCGTCACCAATGGAATGCTGCCAAAAAGGTCAATTCCGTGTGAATAAACCAATGCACGAATGAACCTGGCCTCGGCGCGAAAATTCTTGATATCATCGCTGTTTGGAATGCCACGGGCACTTAATTTTTCATCCGTGGTTTCACGCAAAA
The genomic region above belongs to Dyadobacter pollutisoli and contains:
- a CDS encoding SusE domain-containing protein, whose protein sequence is MKTLNKIIFLGLTMVVAWGCEKEQDMAILNAGAVPVVKLSSGEVLLDKDKADADVLTVSWDTDFGYQAAASNTILIDKKGADFSKAASISAGSSKSKVFKASELNAILIGLGLTAGTAGEIDIRVTSSIGAATVLTSTPAVLKATAYSVLLDLTSKWGVVGSAANDWGASPDLPFYKTDVANVFVAYVNLIDGEMKFRENNDWAVNYGGANGVLKAGGDNIKITKGSYKITFNPVALTYKIEKGVFWGIVGDATATGWGDKPDQKFSYNPGSETWYLNNVVLKDGQIKFRLNDDWGANLGSTATAEPDPIAASGALKDGGKNFGVKAGTWNFELNVKDPAKPTYKATKIK
- a CDS encoding RagB/SusD family nutrient uptake outer membrane protein, with the protein product MKNIIKSAFYAGTALLALNSCKDLDTKPYVGEVSELVYQDPASYKQILAKLYAGLAVSGIKPKDDDVDLKNYDGGSQGYMRVYWYLQEFPTDEAIVGWGDPGLPDLHKMSWTASNQWSSAFYSRILYQATVANEFLRETTDEKLSARGIPNSDDIKNFRAEARFIRALVYSHGIDLFGSIPLVTELDKVGSALPKQATRAELFTYLETELKALEAELPDARTNEYGRADKAAAWMTLAKLYLNAEVYMGQAKYSEAAAYAKKVIDAGYVLSADYQHNFLADNDTSKEIIFPINFDGNETQTWGGTTTLIHASIGGTMNPTDFGVDGGWGGFRTTKELVGLFTDKNDKRALFYSSGQNLEIDNITTFTDGYAVTKWKNVKKDGKPGKNLTHTDTDFQLFRLADAHLMYAEAVVRGGTGDATLALTLVNALRTRAGAAKLTALTLDNLLAERGRELFWEAHRRTDLIRFGKFTTGYNWAWKGGVKAGKDVEAFRTLFPLAATDLVANPTLRQNQGY